From the Amia ocellicauda isolate fAmiCal2 chromosome 21, fAmiCal2.hap1, whole genome shotgun sequence genome, one window contains:
- the gtf2a1 gene encoding transcription initiation factor IIA subunit 1 isoform X2, giving the protein MASSANSNPVPKLYKSVIEDVINDVRELFLDEGVDEQVLMELRTLWESKLMQSKAVEGFNSDEQAQLLQAQQQQQQQQQAQQQAQQQVILPPAQQAPQQQVIVQDSKILQHMNATGMSAAATAATLALPTGVSPYQQLITNQGQILQVVRAPNGAQYIIQPQQQVVLQQQVLPQMQPGGVQAPVIQQVLTPLQGGIPQQTGVIIQPQQIVISGNKVPQNPQVLQAAMAAQAGQGAVQVQQQQQQQQQQQQQQQQQQQQQQQQQQQQQQQQPPMMLQVDGAGDTSSEEDEEEEDEYDEDEEEDKDKDGGDDGQVEEEPLNSGDDVSDEEGQELFDTENVVVCQYDKIHRSKNKWKFHLKDGIMNLNGRDYVFSKAIGDAEW; this is encoded by the exons CCTAAACTGTACAAATCTGTAATAGAAGATGTGATCAATGATGTCAGAGAGCTATTCCTGGATGAAGGAGTGGACGAGCAAGTTCTCATGGAACTGCGGACG CTATGGGAGAGTAAATTGATGCAGTCGAAAGCAGTGGAGGGCTTTAACTCCGATGAGCAGGCCCAGCTCTTGCAGGCccagcaacaacagcagcagcagcagcaggcccAGCAGCAGGCCCAGCAGCAGGTCATTCTCCCCCCAGCCCAGCAAG CTCCCCAACAGCAAGTTATCGTCCAAGACTCGAAGATATTACAACACATGAACGCCACAGGAATG AGTGCAGCCGCCACCGCTGCGACCTTGGCCTTGCCTACAGGTGTCAGTCCATACCAGCAGCTGATCACAAATCAAG GCCAAATCCTGCAAGTGGTGCGCGCGCCCAACGGGGCCCAGTACATCATCCAGCCCCAGCAGCAGGTGGTGCTGCAGCAGCAGGTCCTGCCCCAGATGCAGCCGGGCGGCGTACAGGCCCCGGTAATCCAGCAG GTTCTGACTCCCCTGCAGGGCGGGATCCCGCAGCAGACAGGCGTCATCATTCAACCGCAGCAGATCGTCATCTCTGGGAATAAGGTCCCCCAGAACCCCCAG GTCTTGCAAGCGGCCATGGCTGCACAGGCAGGGCAGGGAGCGGTGcaggtgcagcagcagcagcagcaacagcagcagcagcagcaacagcagcagcagcaacagcagcagcagcaacagcagcagcagcagcagcagcagcagcagcctcccATGATGCTCCAGGTGGATGGCGCAGGAGACACGTCCTctgaggaggacgaggaagaggaggacgaGTACGACGAAGACGAGGAGGAGGACAAGGACAAAGACGGTGGAGATGATGGCCAAGTTGAAGAA GAGCCTCTGAACAGCGGGGATGACGTGAGCGACGAGGAAGGACAGGAGCTGTTCGACACTGAGAACGTGGTCGTGTGCCAGTACGACAAG atccACCGGAGTAAGAACAAATGGAAATTCCACCTCAAAGATGGAATCATGAACCTTAACGGAAGAGATTACGTGTTTTCTAAAGCCATCGGGGACGCGGAGTGGTAA
- the tshr gene encoding thyrotropin receptor: MPLIVSVFFILLSTPSLTSEDFESCPAICECSEWKTYTITCLELEDIPRFPSSTETLWLQETQLTAVHSNAFANLVNISRIHISVDVTLKRLERHAFFGLMKMTHIEIRNTKSLSYIDPEAFKNLPNLKYLGIFNTGLRVFPDFTKIHSSDMNFILEIADHPYITSVPANSFHGIANASLTVMLYSNGFTEVQQYAFNETNLNAVYLHRNRHLARIDEKVFAGVLSGPIYLDVSETRVTSLPTRGLETLRDLRADKTWTLKKLPPIKTFQYLMRAVFTYPSHCCAFKNMKKKRGLLEDLICNLNNFTEFRQKRSVRAFKVPSHVDYTKEETDPGDAIFNENAELGDFHSNLHYYVFFEGKPSNDVGFGETLKNPQEDIYQDFESVYDYTVCKDNEEITCSPEPDEFNPCEDIMGYNFLRVTVWFVSLLAILGNLFVLLILLTSHYKLTVPRFLMCNLAFADLCMGIYLLLIASVDIHTRLEYYNHAIDWQTGPGCKLAGFFTVFASELSVYTLTVITLERWYAITFAMQLDKKMRLFHASVIMLGGWIFCFLLALLPLIGVSSYQKVSICLPMDIHTTVAQVYIISVLIMNILAFVVICACYVKIYLTVRNPHYHSGSKDTVIAKRMAILIFTDFICMAPISFYAMSAALNKPLITVSNSKILLVLFHPLNSCANPFLYAIFTKAFRGDVFILLSKIGFCKRQAKLYRGQAISNKRSASNSKQGSEGMAQIFLNLNDFSNHTVATEEPPLLLNQQKCPEDNRQQD; encoded by the exons ATGCCTTTGATAGTTTCAGTCTTTTTTATCCTTTTGTCCACGCCAAGTTTGACTTCAGAAGACTTTGAATCCTGTCCTGCTATTTGCGAGTGCTCTGAGTGGAAGACCTATACCATCACCTGCCTTGAGCTAGAAGATATACCTAGATTCCCTTCCAGCACAGAGACGCT gtGGCTGCAGGAGACCCAGCTCACCGCTGTCCACAGCAATGCCTTCGCAAACCTGGTTAACATCTCAAGAAT ACATATATCGGTGGATGTAACATTGAAGAGATTGGAGAGACATGCATTTTTCGGTTTAATGAAAATGACCCACAT AGAAATACGCAACACAAAGAGCTTGTCATATATCGACCCTGAGGCTTTCAAGAACCTACCAAATTTGAAGTATTT GGGGATATTCAACACAGGCCTGAGAGTGTTCCCCGACTTCACCAAGATCCATTCTTCTGATATGAACTTCATACT TGAAATTGCTGATCATCCCTATATAACATCAGTTCCTGCCAACTCTTTCCACGGTATAGCCAATGCCTCATTAACAGT GATGCTGTACAGTAATGGGTTCACCGAAGTTCAACAATACGCCTTCAATGAAACGAACCTGAATGCTGT GTACCTTCACAGGAACCGACACTTGGCCAGAATTGATGAGAAGGTGTTTGCCGGGGTGCTCAGTGGACCCATTTATCT CGATGTCTCTGAGACGAGGGTGACCTCCTTACCAACAAGAGGCCTGGAAACCCTCAGGGACCTCAGGGCAGACAAAACATGGACTCTCAAGAAACTCCCACCAATCAAGACATTCCAGTATCTAATGCGCGCAGTTTTCACCTACCCAAGCCACTGCTGCGCGTTCAAGAATATGAAGAAAAAGAGAGG GCTTCTGGAGGACCTTATATGCAACCTAAACAATTTCACTGAATTCCGACAAAAGAGGTCAGTCAGAGCGTTCAAAGTCCCCTCTCACGTTGACTACACCAAGGAAGAAACGGACCCCGGAGACGCTATATTCAACGAAAACGCGGAGCTCGGAGACTTTCACAGCAACTTGCACTACTATGTTTTCTTTGAAGGAAAACCCAGCAATGATGTCGGGTTCGGCGAGACTCTCAAGAACCCCCAGGAGGATATTTATCAGGATTTCGAGAGTGTTTACGACTACACTGTCTGCAAGGACAACGAAGAGATCACCTGCTCCCCCGAACCCGACGAGTTCAACCCCTGCGAAGACATCATGGGATACAACTTCCTGAGAGTCACCGTGTGGTTCGTCAGCCTGTTGGCCATTCTCGGGAACTTATTCGTGCTGCTGATCCTGCTCACCAGCCACTACAAGCTCACCGTCCCGCGCTTTCTCATGTGCAACTTGGCTTTTGCGGACCTGTGCATGGGGATATATCTCTTACTGATCGCGTCGGTCGACATCCACACCAGGCTCGAGTACTACAACCATGCGATTGACTGGCAGACCGGGCCAGGGTGCAAGCTAGCAGGCTTCTTCACCGTGTTTGCGAGCGAGCTCTCTGTCTACACCCTGACGGTCATCACCCTGGAGCGCTGGTATGCCATCACCTTCGCAATGCAGCTGGACAAAAAGATGCGTCTCTTCCACGCCTCGGTGATCATGCTGGGGGGGTGGATCTTCTGCTTCCTCCTTGCTCTGTTGCCTCTGATCGGCGTCAGCAGCTACCAAAAGGTCAGCATCTGCTTGCCAATGGACATCCACACCACCGTGGCCCAGGTCTATATTATCTCGGTTCTGATCATGAACATCCTGGCCTTCGTCGTCATCTGCGCCTGCTACGTTAAGATCTACCTGACCGTCCGAAACCCGCACTACCACTCCGGGAGCAAAGACACCGTGATCGCCAAGAGGATGGCCATTCTCATCTTCACCGATTTTATCTGCATGGCGCCCATTTCCTTCTATGCCATGTCTGCCGCGCTGAACAAGCCCCTGATCACGGTGTCCAACTCCAAGATCTTGCTGGTCCTCTTCCATCCGCTCAACTCCTGCGCAAACCCTTTTCTCTACGCCATCTTCACAAAGGCCTTCCGAGGGGATGTCTTCATCCTGCTGAGCAAGATTGGCTTCTGTAAAAGGCAAGCAAAGCTCTACAGAGGGCAGGCGATATCAAATAAACGCAGCGCTAGCAACAGCAAGCAGGGGAGCGAGGGGATGGCACAGATATTCCTCAATTTAAATGACTTTTCAAACCATACAGTGGCTACTGAAGAGCCTCCACTGTTGCTAAATCAACAAAAATGTCCAGAAGACAACAGGCAACAAGACTAA
- the gtf2a1 gene encoding transcription initiation factor IIA subunit 1 isoform X1, producing MASSANSNPVPKLYKSVIEDVINDVRELFLDEGVDEQVLMELRTLWESKLMQSKAVEGFNSDEQAQLLQAQQQQQQQQQAQQQAQQQVILPPAQQAPQQQVIVQDSKILQHMNATGMSAAATAATLALPTGVSPYQQLITNQEPFYIFSKGQILQVVRAPNGAQYIIQPQQQVVLQQQVLPQMQPGGVQAPVIQQVLTPLQGGIPQQTGVIIQPQQIVISGNKVPQNPQVLQAAMAAQAGQGAVQVQQQQQQQQQQQQQQQQQQQQQQQQQQQQQQQQPPMMLQVDGAGDTSSEEDEEEEDEYDEDEEEDKDKDGGDDGQVEEEPLNSGDDVSDEEGQELFDTENVVVCQYDKIHRSKNKWKFHLKDGIMNLNGRDYVFSKAIGDAEW from the exons CCTAAACTGTACAAATCTGTAATAGAAGATGTGATCAATGATGTCAGAGAGCTATTCCTGGATGAAGGAGTGGACGAGCAAGTTCTCATGGAACTGCGGACG CTATGGGAGAGTAAATTGATGCAGTCGAAAGCAGTGGAGGGCTTTAACTCCGATGAGCAGGCCCAGCTCTTGCAGGCccagcaacaacagcagcagcagcagcaggcccAGCAGCAGGCCCAGCAGCAGGTCATTCTCCCCCCAGCCCAGCAAG CTCCCCAACAGCAAGTTATCGTCCAAGACTCGAAGATATTACAACACATGAACGCCACAGGAATG AGTGCAGCCGCCACCGCTGCGACCTTGGCCTTGCCTACAGGTGTCAGTCCATACCAGCAGCTGATCACAAATCAAG aacctttttatattttctccAAAGGCCAAATCCTGCAAGTGGTGCGCGCGCCCAACGGGGCCCAGTACATCATCCAGCCCCAGCAGCAGGTGGTGCTGCAGCAGCAGGTCCTGCCCCAGATGCAGCCGGGCGGCGTACAGGCCCCGGTAATCCAGCAG GTTCTGACTCCCCTGCAGGGCGGGATCCCGCAGCAGACAGGCGTCATCATTCAACCGCAGCAGATCGTCATCTCTGGGAATAAGGTCCCCCAGAACCCCCAG GTCTTGCAAGCGGCCATGGCTGCACAGGCAGGGCAGGGAGCGGTGcaggtgcagcagcagcagcagcaacagcagcagcagcagcaacagcagcagcagcaacagcagcagcagcaacagcagcagcagcagcagcagcagcagcagcctcccATGATGCTCCAGGTGGATGGCGCAGGAGACACGTCCTctgaggaggacgaggaagaggaggacgaGTACGACGAAGACGAGGAGGAGGACAAGGACAAAGACGGTGGAGATGATGGCCAAGTTGAAGAA GAGCCTCTGAACAGCGGGGATGACGTGAGCGACGAGGAAGGACAGGAGCTGTTCGACACTGAGAACGTGGTCGTGTGCCAGTACGACAAG atccACCGGAGTAAGAACAAATGGAAATTCCACCTCAAAGATGGAATCATGAACCTTAACGGAAGAGATTACGTGTTTTCTAAAGCCATCGGGGACGCGGAGTGGTAA